CCCGTTCCCGGTCTACGTCAAGAAGCAGCGGGTCCAAGTCATCTACATCGACAAGGACCACCTGCACATGTACGTCGGCACGGACCCGGAAACGCAACGGCAGATCACGCAGGATCTGACCCGGTATTGATCTGAAAGACACCGGCCACCGGTCGGTGCGAGACGGCCCGGAGAGCGGACGCGAAGGATTCGCTCTGTTCCCGGGCCGCCTCGCACCGACCGGTGGCCATTTTTAGGGGCATTCGCCCAAGATTGGTGGCTCACACTAACCGTTCGCCTTTTCTTTGAGGTATATAATCCTTACGATAGTAATGCGGGTTCTGTTAGAATCGGCCAGGAGTGCAGGATGTCGGTGAAGCAGGCGACAATGGAGGAGATCGCGGAAGCAAACGAGCGCCTCCGGTCCGCGTCGCCGCAAGCCGTGTTGCGCTGGGCCGCCGAGCGATTCCACCCGCGCTTATTGATGGCGACCGCGTTCGGTGCGGAAGGCTGCTGCATCATTCACATGCTCGCCGAAATTCAGCCCGCCACGACGGTCATCAATCTCGAAACGGGTTACCAGTTCCCGGAAACGCTCGAGCTCCGCGAACGAATCAAGCAGAAGTACGGGATCGAGGTGGAGTTCATCCGCCCCGAACTGACGGTCGCGGAGTACGAAGCCGAGCACGGCGGCCCGTTGTACTCGCACCGCCCCGACCAGTGCTGTTACGACCGGAAGGTTCTTCCCCTGCGCCTCGCGGTGGAGCGCATCGCCCCGCTCGCGTGGATCTCGGCCATTCGCAAGGACCAGACCACCGATCGCGGGAAGGCCGATGTGGTGCAGTGGGACGCGAAATTCAATCTCGTGAAATTGAACCCGCTGCTGAACTGGACGAAGAAGGACGTGTGGGGCTTCATCCACAAGAACGACGTGCCGTACAACCCGCTCCACGATCGCGACTACCCGAGCATCGGCTGCTGGCCCTGTACGCGCCCGGTCGCCGAGGGCGAGGACGATCGGGCGGGGCGCTGGGCCGGGAAGGTCAAAAAGGAGTGCGGGTTGCACGTGATCGAGGTCAAGGACGGGGAAGGCATCTGACGAAAGTCG
The Gemmata palustris DNA segment above includes these coding regions:
- a CDS encoding phosphoadenylyl-sulfate reductase, translating into MSVKQATMEEIAEANERLRSASPQAVLRWAAERFHPRLLMATAFGAEGCCIIHMLAEIQPATTVINLETGYQFPETLELRERIKQKYGIEVEFIRPELTVAEYEAEHGGPLYSHRPDQCCYDRKVLPLRLAVERIAPLAWISAIRKDQTTDRGKADVVQWDAKFNLVKLNPLLNWTKKDVWGFIHKNDVPYNPLHDRDYPSIGCWPCTRPVAEGEDDRAGRWAGKVKKECGLHVIEVKDGEGI